A window of the Cytophagaceae bacterium genome harbors these coding sequences:
- a CDS encoding phosphoenolpyruvate carboxylase, which yields MNIEQTHFKKISDDRRFIIDCYIEMLSRINENQVIDLVNYSINNVKTDIEELPNGKTIQALSIYFQLITLVEENAAMQYRRKLEDQEKIVTIRGSWAETLNIWKKANLSEEEMLNAISKTHIIPVLTAHPTEAKRITVLEIHRELFLLLVQKENSSLSKIEQNVIRENILHLLERWWRTGEIYMEKPEISDERANVLHYLKKVFPNVLKNTDDQLKSSWVALGLNPLKIKNPDLFPKIEFGSWVGGDRDGHPFVSALITKETLLIHRKTALNLVRDELENLAKKISVSAITNPIPFELSEAIENKEKLLGESGKRAINRNRYEPWRQFVNLMICQLDNTISENYTDSKSHYKSSKALEIDLKVLRGVLIQNGLNSIAESLLFPVERIVKSFGFHLAKLDIRQNSAFHDKAISQILKCNGEKDYDFETWEETKRIKYLSQILEKNELITDVTISYGLEADAILDCYKVIRQHINQYGVDGIGSFIVSMTRDFSDLLVVYLFMRETQLLNTSIKVVPLLETIEDLHHGPQILDAFFKHPITQSRRKYTGFAQEIMLGYSDSNKDGGTIASKWNLYQAEIALTKVGKDNNTEIYFFHGTGGTISRGGGKYHRFVESMPESTINGTLKITVQGESVAQLFGNPKTATYNLSALSSGIARHLIESQTKIEKTQYPIEAMEFIAEKSYEHYKNLIETPGLINFYSKTTCIDVLEKSKIGSRPARRTGTRTLKDLRAIPWVFSWNLSRFALTGWFGLGEALKKLKIEKPHEFENLIKGINSWNFIKFLMIQTETNLILSNLEIMNLYASLDEDENEKKLFMSMLLADYQNGLQYIEELFNDSSTNRRLGQYDNLKWRNEKLFVLHKLHVKYLKIWRSMDDENNLEKDKLLNKLLSIINALSSGLKNTG from the coding sequence ATGAATATTGAACAAACACATTTTAAGAAGATCTCTGATGACCGAAGATTTATTATTGATTGTTATATAGAAATGCTCTCAAGAATTAACGAAAATCAAGTAATTGATTTAGTTAATTATTCAATAAATAATGTAAAAACAGATATTGAAGAACTACCCAACGGTAAAACGATTCAAGCTCTAAGTATATATTTTCAACTCATAACATTGGTCGAAGAAAATGCTGCTATGCAGTACAGAAGAAAACTCGAAGACCAGGAAAAAATTGTAACAATTCGTGGGTCTTGGGCCGAAACATTAAATATATGGAAAAAAGCAAACCTATCTGAAGAGGAAATGCTCAATGCAATTTCTAAAACCCATATTATACCGGTTCTAACTGCACATCCCACTGAGGCTAAAAGAATAACTGTTTTGGAAATTCATCGAGAGTTATTTTTACTATTAGTTCAAAAAGAGAATTCCTCATTAAGTAAAATTGAGCAAAATGTAATCAGGGAGAATATCCTCCATCTATTGGAAAGATGGTGGAGAACCGGAGAGATTTACATGGAAAAACCGGAAATAAGTGACGAAAGAGCTAATGTATTGCATTACCTCAAAAAGGTCTTTCCCAATGTACTAAAAAATACCGACGACCAATTGAAAAGTTCATGGGTAGCATTGGGTCTTAACCCACTTAAAATAAAAAATCCGGATTTATTTCCAAAAATTGAATTTGGAAGTTGGGTGGGTGGCGACAGAGATGGACATCCATTTGTTTCTGCTCTTATCACTAAAGAAACTCTTCTGATTCACAGAAAAACTGCGTTAAATCTTGTAAGAGATGAATTGGAAAATTTGGCAAAAAAAATATCTGTCTCTGCTATTACCAACCCTATTCCTTTTGAACTATCAGAGGCAATAGAAAACAAAGAAAAGCTTTTGGGTGAGTCAGGCAAACGGGCCATTAACCGAAACCGCTATGAACCATGGAGGCAATTTGTAAATCTAATGATTTGCCAATTAGATAATACTATTTCGGAAAATTACACAGATTCAAAATCACACTATAAATCTAGTAAAGCTTTAGAAATAGATTTAAAAGTATTAAGAGGAGTTTTAATACAAAATGGTTTAAATAGCATTGCAGAAAGTCTGTTATTTCCTGTTGAAAGAATAGTAAAAAGCTTTGGATTTCACCTGGCGAAATTAGATATAAGACAGAATAGTGCTTTTCATGATAAAGCAATATCTCAAATTTTAAAATGCAATGGTGAGAAAGATTATGATTTTGAAACATGGGAAGAAACAAAACGGATAAAATATCTAAGCCAAATATTAGAAAAAAATGAACTTATTACTGATGTAACGATTTCCTATGGGTTGGAGGCAGATGCTATTTTAGATTGTTATAAAGTTATTCGCCAACATATAAATCAGTATGGAGTTGACGGTATAGGCTCTTTTATTGTTAGTATGACCAGGGATTTTAGTGATTTATTGGTTGTTTACTTATTTATGCGTGAAACCCAGTTATTAAATACCAGCATTAAAGTAGTTCCACTTTTAGAAACCATTGAGGATCTGCACCATGGCCCTCAAATTTTAGATGCATTTTTTAAACATCCAATTACACAATCCCGTAGAAAATACACTGGGTTTGCTCAAGAGATTATGTTAGGTTACAGTGACAGCAATAAAGATGGTGGCACAATAGCAAGTAAGTGGAATCTATACCAGGCCGAAATAGCTTTGACTAAAGTTGGCAAAGATAATAACACAGAAATTTACTTTTTCCATGGCACAGGTGGTACCATTAGTAGAGGTGGTGGAAAATACCATCGTTTTGTAGAAAGTATGCCTGAAAGCACTATAAATGGCACTTTGAAAATTACTGTTCAAGGCGAATCTGTTGCACAACTATTTGGAAATCCAAAAACTGCAACCTACAACTTAAGTGCATTGTCATCGGGTATAGCCAGGCATTTAATTGAGAGCCAAACAAAAATAGAAAAGACTCAATATCCCATTGAAGCAATGGAGTTTATTGCAGAAAAGTCATATGAACATTATAAAAACCTAATTGAAACCCCAGGCTTGATAAACTTTTACAGCAAAACGACATGTATAGATGTATTGGAAAAGAGTAAAATCGGATCAAGGCCAGCCAGGAGAACAGGTACCAGAACACTAAAAGACCTTAGGGCTATTCCATGGGTATTTAGTTGGAATTTATCAAGATTTGCTTTAACAGGATGGTTTGGGCTTGGTGAAGCCCTGAAAAAATTGAAAATCGAAAAACCTCATGAATTCGAAAATTTAATAAAAGGAATAAATAGCTGGAACTTCATTAAGTTTTTGATGATTCAAACAGAGACCAATCTTATCTTATCTAACTTAGAAATAATGAACTTATATGCTTCGCTTGATGAGGATGAGAATGAAAAGAAATTGTTTATGTCTATGTTATTAGCTGATTACCAAAATGGTTTACAGTATATTGAAGAGCTATTTAATGATTCTTCAACAAACAGAAGATTGGGGCAGTATGATAATTTAAAATGGCGGAATGAAAAACTTTTTGTTTTACACAAGTTACATGTTAAATATTTAAAAATATGGCGAAGTATGGATGATGAAAATAATTTAGAAAAAGACAAATTGCTAAATAAGTTATTAAGTATTATAAATGCATTGTCTAGTGGTTTGAAAAATACAGGTTGA